Below is a window of Escherichia coli DSM 30083 = JCM 1649 = ATCC 11775 DNA.
ACAGGAAGGAGATGTGGTGCTGGTGGTGACCCATTCCGGGCGAACCAGTGATGTAAAAGCGGCTGTAGAACTGGCAAAAAAGAACGGGGCAAAGATTATTTGTATAACGCATAGCTATCATTCACCAATAGCGAAGCTGGCCGATTATATTATTTGCTCACCGGCCCCGGAAACACCGTTATTAGGTCGTAATGCCTCGGCAAGAATATTACAACTGACTTTGCTGGACGCGTTTTTTGTCTCTGTCGCCCAGCTCAATATTGAACAAGCTAATATTAATATGCAAAAAACCGGCGCAATTGTTGATTTCTTCTCACCAGGCGCGCTGAAATAAGAAAAAGGTAATTCCGCCATCGCGGAGTTACCTCTCCCCTTACCGTGAGAACATGATTATGAATAAATATCTGAAATATTTCAGCGGCACACTCGTGGGCTTAATGTTGTCAACCAGCGCTTTTGCTGCCGCCGAATATGCCGTCGTATTGAAAACACTCTCCAATCCATTTTGGGTAGATATGAAAAAAGGCATTGAAGATGAAGCAAAAACGCTGGGCGTCAGCGTTGATATTTTTGCCTCTCCTTCAGAAGGCGATTTTCAATCTCAATTGCAGTTATTTGAAGATCTCAGTAATAAAAATTACAAAGGTATCGCCTTCGCACCATTATCCTCAGTGAACCTGGTCATGCCTGTCGCCCGCGCATGGAAAAAAGGCATTTATCTGGTCAATCTCGATGAAAAAATCGACATGGATAATCTGAAAAAAGCAGGCGGTAATGTGGAAGGTTTTGTCACCACCGATAATGTTGCCGTCGGGGCGAAAGGCGCGTCATTCATTATTGACAAGCTGGGTGCCGAAGGGGGTGAAGTCGCAATCATTGAGGGTAAAGCCGGTAACGCCTCCGGTGAAGCGCGTCGTAATGGTGCCACCGAAGCCTTCAAAAAAGCAAGCCAGATCAAGCTTGTCGCCAGCCAGCCTGCCGACTGGGACCGTATTAAAGCACTGGATGTCGCCACTAACGTGTTGCAACGTAATCCGAATATTAAAGCGATCTATTGCGCGAATGACACGATGGCAATGGGTGTTGCTCAGGCAGTCGCAAACGCTGGAAAAACGGGCAAAGTGTTGGTCGTCGGTACAGATGGCATTCCGGAAGCCCGCAAAATGGTGGAAGCCGGACAAATGACCGCGACGGTTGCCCAGAACCCGGCGGATATCGGTGCAACGGGTCTGAAGCTGATGGTTGACGCTGAGAAATCCGGCAAGGTTATCCCGCTGGATAAAGCACCGGAATTTAAACTGGTCGATTCAATCCTGGTCACTCAATAAAACTGAATGATGCCGGATGATGATGCTAATGAAGTGTCTTATCCGGCCAACAAAATAACCTGAACGTAGACCTGATAAACGTAGCCATCAGGCAATAATACGATATTTCGTGCAGAGAGGTTATTTATGGCCACGCCATATATATCGATGGCGGGGATCGGCAAGTCCTTTGGTCCGGTTCACGCATTAAAGTCGGTTAATTTAACGGTTTATCCTGGTGAAATACATGCATTACTAGGAGAAAATGGTGCGGGTAAATCTACGCTAATGAAAGTGTTATCCGGGATACATGAGCCGACCAAAGGCACCATTACCATTAATAACATTAACTATAACAAACTGGATCATAAATTAGCGGCACAACTCGGTATCGGGATTATTTATCAGGAACTCAGCGTTATTGATGAATTAACCGTACTGGAAAATTTATATATTGGTCGTCATCTGACGAAAAAAATCTGTGGCGTCAATATTATCGACTGGCGAGAAATGCGTGTCCGCGCCGCCATGATGTTATTACGCGTGGGCTTGAAAGTTGATTTAGATGAGAAAGTGGCGAATTTATCTATCAGCCACAAGCAGATGCTGGAAATTGCCAAAACGCTGATGCTCGATGCCAAAGTCATCATCATGGATGAACCCACCTCCTCACTCACCAATAAAGAGGTGGACTATCTGTTTCTGATCATGAATCAGTTGCGTAAGGAGGGTACGGCCATCGTCTATATCTCGCATAAATTGGCGGAAATTCGCCGTATTTGCGACCGCTATACGGTGATGAAAGACGGCAGCAGCGTTTGCAGCGGCATGGTGAGCGATGTGTCAAATGACGATATCGTCCGTCTGATGGTAGGCCGCGAATTGCAAAACCGTTTTAACGCGATGAAGGAGAATGTCAGCAACCTTGCGCACGATACGGTTTTTGAGGTGCGCAACGTCACCAGCCGTGACAGAAAAAAGGTCCGGGATATCTCATTTAGCGTCTGCCGGGGAGAAATATTAGGCTTTGCCGGACTGGTCGGTTCCGGACGTACTGAACTGATGAACTGCCTGTTTGGCGTTGATAAACGCGCTGGCGGAGAAATCCGTCTTAATGGCAAAGATATCTCTCCACGTTCTCCCCTGGATGCCGTGAAAAAAGGGATGGCTTACATCACTGAAAGCCGCCGGGATAACGGCTTTTTCCCCAACTTTTCTATCGCTCAGAACATGGCTATCAGCTGCAGTCTGAAAGACGGCGGCTATAAAGGCGCGATGGGGTTGTTTCATGAAGTTGACGAGCAACGTACCGCTGAAAATCAACGCGAACTGCTGGCGCTGAAATGTCATTCGGTAAACCAGAACATCACTGAACTCTCCGGCGGTAACCAGCAGAAAGTCCTGATCTCCAAATGGCTGTGCTGTCGCCCGGAAGTGATCATTTTCGATGAACCTACCCGTGGCATCGATGTTGGCGCGAAAGCC
It encodes the following:
- the alsB gene encoding D-allose transporter substrate-binding protein, with amino-acid sequence MNKYLKYFSGTLVGLMLSTSAFAAAEYAVVLKTLSNPFWVDMKKGIEDEAKTLGVSVDIFASPSEGDFQSQLQLFEDLSNKNYKGIAFAPLSSVNLVMPVARAWKKGIYLVNLDEKIDMDNLKKAGGNVEGFVTTDNVAVGAKGASFIIDKLGAEGGEVAIIEGKAGNASGEARRNGATEAFKKASQIKLVASQPADWDRIKALDVATNVLQRNPNIKAIYCANDTMAMGVAQAVANAGKTGKVLVVGTDGIPEARKMVEAGQMTATVAQNPADIGATGLKLMVDAEKSGKVIPLDKAPEFKLVDSILVTQ
- the alsA gene encoding D-allose ABC transporter ATP-binding protein AlsA gives rise to the protein MATPYISMAGIGKSFGPVHALKSVNLTVYPGEIHALLGENGAGKSTLMKVLSGIHEPTKGTITINNINYNKLDHKLAAQLGIGIIYQELSVIDELTVLENLYIGRHLTKKICGVNIIDWREMRVRAAMMLLRVGLKVDLDEKVANLSISHKQMLEIAKTLMLDAKVIIMDEPTSSLTNKEVDYLFLIMNQLRKEGTAIVYISHKLAEIRRICDRYTVMKDGSSVCSGMVSDVSNDDIVRLMVGRELQNRFNAMKENVSNLAHDTVFEVRNVTSRDRKKVRDISFSVCRGEILGFAGLVGSGRTELMNCLFGVDKRAGGEIRLNGKDISPRSPLDAVKKGMAYITESRRDNGFFPNFSIAQNMAISCSLKDGGYKGAMGLFHEVDEQRTAENQRELLALKCHSVNQNITELSGGNQQKVLISKWLCCRPEVIIFDEPTRGIDVGAKAEIYKVMRQLADDGKVILMVSSELPEIITVCDRIAVFCEGRLTQILTNRDDMSEEEIMAWALPHE